A single region of the Hevea brasiliensis chloroplast, complete genome genome encodes:
- the psbA gene encoding photosystem II protein D1 translates to MTAILERRESESLWGRFCNWITSTENRLYIGWFGVLMIPTLLTATSVFIIAFIAAPPVDIDGIREPVSGSLLYGNNIISGAIIPTSAAIGLHFYPIWEAASVDEWLYNGGPYELIVLHFLLGVACYMGREWELSFRLGMRPWIAVAYSAPVAAATAVFLIYPIGQGSFSDGMPLGISGTFNFMIVFQAEHNILMHPFHMLGVAGVFGGSLFSAMHGSLVTSSLIRETTENESANEGYRFGQEEETYNIVAAHGYFGRLIFQYASFNNSRSLHFFLAAWPVVGIWFTALGISTMAFNLNGFNFNQSVVDSQGRVINTWADIINRANLGMEVMHERNAHNFPLDLAAVEVPSTNG, encoded by the coding sequence ATGACTGCAATTTTAGAGAGACGCGAAAGCGAAAGCCTATGGGGTCGTTTCTGTAACTGGATAACCAGCACTGAAAACCGTCTTTACATTGGATGGTTTGGTGTTTTGATGATCCCTACTTTATTGACCGCAACTTCTGTATTTATTATCGCTTTCATTGCTGCCCCTCCGGTAGATATTGATGGTATTCGTGAACCTGTTTCTGGATCTCTACTTTATGGAAACAATATTATTTCTGGTGCCATTATTCCTACTTCTGCGGCTATAGGTTTGCATTTTTACCCAATATGGGAAGCGGCATCCGTTGATGAATGGTTATACAATGGCGGTCCTTATGAGCTAATTGTTCTACACTTCTTACTTGGTGTAGCTTGTTACATGGGTCGTGAGTGGGAACTTAGTTTCCGTCTGGGTATGCGCCCTTGGATTGCTGTTGCATATTCAGCTCCTGTTGCAGCTGCTACTGCTGTTTTCTTGATTTATCCAATTGGTCAGGGAAGCTTTTCTGATGGTATGCCTCTAGGAATCTCTGGTACTTTCAACTTTATGATTGTATTCCAGGCTGAGCACAACATCCTTATGCACCCATTTCACATGTTAGGCGTAGCTGGTGTATTCGGCGGCTCCCTATTCAGTGCTATGCATGGTTCCTTGGTAACCTCTAGTTTGATCAGGGAAACCACAGAAAATGAATCTGCTAATGAAGGTTACAGATTCGGTCAAGAGGAAGAAACTTATAATATCGTAGCTGCTCATGGTTATTTTGGCCGATTGATCTTCCAATATGCTAGTTTCAACAACTCTCGTTCTTTACATTTCTTCCTAGCTGCTTGGCCTGTAGTAGGTATTTGGTTCACTGCTTTAGGTATTAGCACTATGGCTTTCAACCTAAATGGTTTCAATTTCAACCAATCTGTAGTTGATAGTCAAGGTCGTGTAATTAATACCTGGGCTGATATTATTAACCGTGCTAACCTTGGTATGGAAGTTATGCATGAACGTAATGCTCATAACTTCCCTCTAGACCTAGCTGCTGTCGAAGTTCCATCTACAAATGGATAA